Proteins encoded within one genomic window of Triticum aestivum cultivar Chinese Spring chromosome 2D, IWGSC CS RefSeq v2.1, whole genome shotgun sequence:
- the LOC123052388 gene encoding vesicle-associated protein 4-2, with amino-acid sequence MAISGDDRYAPAADSGGGKLWNLCRMPFRQASGAPAPASSSSSSGIHHSAGRYGHEAPVAGDGGAPVAPAGISTVAKSLLPARRRLRLDPSNKLYFPYEPGKQVKSAIRIKNTSKSHVAFKFQTTAPKSCFMRPPGAILAPGETIIATVFKFVEHPENNENILQKCKVKFKILSLKVKGPMEYAPELFDEQKDQAVVEKILRVVFLDVQNPGPQLEKLNTQLAEAEAALEARKKPPEENGPKIVGEGLVIDEWKERRERYLAQQQVEAVDSV; translated from the exons ATGGCGATCTCCGGCGACGACAGGTACGCCCCCGCCGCCGACTCCGGCGGCGGGAAGCTCTGGAACCTCTGCCGCATGCCCTTCAGGCAGGCCAGCGGCGCGCCGGCGCcagcgtcgtcctcctcctcgtccgggaTCCACCACTCGGCCGGCCGCTACGGTCATGAGGCGCCCGTCGCCGGAGACGGCGGCGCCCCTGTCGCGCCGGCCGGGATCTCGACGGTCGCCAAATCCCTGCTGCCGGCGCGGCGCCGCCTCCGGCTCGATCCGTCCAACAAGCTCTACTTCCCAT atgaaccaggcaagcaggtCAAGAGTGCAATTAGGATAAAGAATACAAGCAAGTCACATGTAGCATTCAAG TTTCAAACAACTGCACCCAAGAGTTGCTTTATGCGTCCTCCTGGAGCCATACTTGCCCCTGGCGAGACTATCATAGCGACTG TTTTCAAGTTTGTCGAGCACCCAGAGAATAATGAGAATATTCTGCAGAAGTGCAAGGTCAAGTTCAAGATTTTGAGCTTGAAGGTCAAAGGACCCATGGAATATGCACCAGAATTG TTCGACGAGCAGAAAGATCAGGCAGTGGTTGAGAAGATACTGAGGGTTGTTTTCTTGGATGTTCAAAACCCAGGCCCT CAACTGGAAAAGCTGAACACTCAGTTAGCCGAGGCAGAGGCTGCACTTGAGGCGCGGAAGAAACCTCCAGAAGAGAATGGTCCTAAAATTGTTGGTGAAGGGCTTGTCATTGATGAATGG AAAGAGAGGAGGGAAAGATACCTGGCACAACAACAGGTTGAAGCGGTCGACTCGGTGTAA